A window of the Cystobacter fuscus genome harbors these coding sequences:
- a CDS encoding Tox-REase-5 domain-containing protein, producing the protein MSEDDREEELEGKGVGWRDGVGDGRPFEVPMTLDYFQGFLSQAGVPSSALPKDGRTLAPQQALALVSHLLSTPVTLGNFGLRRMAAHLLLEVATGAEVVTRDELHARMRRFSRLLVLRPDGYLVRVTSGVAIQKAGQVVLAEDGTLRAGRFEVGPFYVIEGERLLPVNQQLEVPKGVPPTGLYEPDDNPALAVAEGAVLAVVDLVEGLYRLVFYTGETLEGLAQLPGAVRQLYENSPRLWDEFRHKPYAEKVRTVSRLATGIVLTVGTAGAGAAKASSWGGTLGSMSVPVLSLSSDGLLAVRLVAVPVGGAVAVAGNALSATYVLHMANMGAQGGGGWPPSGGPGKWEQANESMSEDSRCYQCQVTGAPPGWVYRVWRNGEKADFDGYSISEGVLQDGKAFNYAKHYDEKLDPKRYFKGAKKLLETAKRQFRVANGVPIRWYVAEPEMVGILEKMLENAGVTGIEVVYQRAAAGGVP; encoded by the coding sequence GTGAGCGAGGACGACCGGGAGGAGGAGCTGGAGGGCAAGGGCGTTGGGTGGCGGGATGGAGTGGGCGACGGGCGGCCGTTCGAGGTGCCCATGACGCTCGACTACTTCCAGGGGTTCCTCTCCCAGGCGGGTGTCCCCAGCAGCGCGTTGCCGAAGGACGGGCGGACGTTGGCGCCCCAGCAGGCTCTGGCGCTGGTTTCACATCTGCTCTCTACGCCGGTGACACTGGGTAACTTCGGGCTCCGCCGCATGGCAGCGCACCTGCTCTTGGAAGTAGCCACGGGGGCCGAGGTGGTGACGAGGGACGAACTCCACGCGCGCATGCGGCGCTTTTCGCGGCTGCTGGTGCTTCGTCCAGACGGATACTTGGTAAGGGTCACCTCTGGAGTAGCGATCCAGAAGGCGGGGCAGGTTGTGCTCGCCGAGGACGGAACGCTACGGGCTGGTCGCTTTGAGGTTGGTCCCTTCTATGTCATTGAGGGAGAGCGCCTTCTTCCGGTCAACCAGCAGCTCGAGGTCCCGAAAGGGGTGCCACCGACGGGCCTTTACGAGCCCGACGACAACCCGGCGCTGGCGGTGGCCGAGGGGGCGGTTCTCGCCGTGGTGGACCTGGTGGAAGGCCTCTACCGGCTCGTCTTCTACACGGGCGAGACGCTCGAGGGGCTCGCGCAGCTGCCGGGCGCAGTGAGGCAGCTCTACGAGAACTCCCCGCGGCTTTGGGACGAGTTTCGGCACAAGCCCTATGCGGAGAAGGTCCGCACCGTGTCACGGCTGGCGACGGGGATTGTCCTGACGGTGGGTACCGCGGGGGCGGGGGCCGCGAAGGCATCGTCCTGGGGGGGGACGCTCGGGAGTATGAGCGTGCCAGTCTTGTCGCTCTCGAGTGATGGGCTTCTCGCTGTGCGATTGGTCGCGGTTCCTGTAGGGGGCGCGGTTGCCGTAGCGGGAAACGCGCTGAGTGCCACCTACGTTCTGCACATGGCGAACATGGGCGCGCAGGGCGGGGGAGGCTGGCCTCCCTCTGGCGGTCCTGGGAAGTGGGAGCAGGCAAACGAGAGCATGTCGGAGGACTCTCGGTGCTACCAATGCCAAGTGACGGGGGCTCCGCCGGGGTGGGTCTATCGCGTTTGGAGGAATGGAGAGAAGGCGGACTTCGACGGCTACAGCATCTCGGAGGGTGTTCTGCAGGACGGCAAGGCTTTCAACTACGCTAAGCACTATGACGAAAAGCTCGATCCCAAGAGGTATTTCAAGGGCGCCAAGAAGCTCCTTGAGACTGCCAAGCGCCAGTTCAGGGTGGCGAATGGGGTTCCTATCCGGTGGTACGTTGCAGAGCCGGAGATGGTCGGTATTCTTGAGAAGATGCTCGAGAATGCGGGTGTTACCGGGATCGAGGTTGTCTACCAGCGAGCCGCAGCCGGAGGAGTGCCATGA
- the rpmE gene encoding 50S ribosomal protein L31, which yields MKPDLHPVYAPSRITCACGNVVETRSSRGSFAVEVCSNCHPFFTGKYKLLDTAGRVEKFRKKYAAKPAEGAAEGAAPAAAPAKKGGKKAEA from the coding sequence ATGAAGCCCGATCTGCACCCGGTTTACGCCCCGTCTCGCATCACCTGTGCGTGCGGCAATGTCGTCGAGACGCGGTCCTCGCGTGGCTCGTTCGCGGTGGAAGTCTGCTCGAACTGCCACCCCTTCTTCACCGGCAAGTACAAGCTGCTCGACACCGCGGGTCGCGTGGAGAAGTTCCGCAAGAAGTACGCCGCGAAGCCCGCCGAGGGCGCCGCGGAGGGCGCTGCCCCCGCCGCCGCTCCCGCCAAGAAGGGCGGCAAGAAGGCCGAGGCCTGA
- a CDS encoding Imm52 family immunity protein, with protein sequence MMESYYAAVYWPARLESAEECARRSVAFFRLLSQCDEIYARWFEQGDSLEEALQQEFTPDFATFLRFYQSEENQLGIDGFSFGAWTGHAEDGRGGMVNLTCGDASGAYPNCCLLYLPWPEIEPEGPRVMKTAVLVNVLRAMVLAWDPLFGVIATHEFRRALRPARDPRGFVGWLTYLARSRGEIPPLPPPVRVEPVEDKGNLIVGAPERLTAANPEHVSLGRRVQEVLDAKGLLRPVLD encoded by the coding sequence ATGATGGAAAGCTACTATGCAGCCGTCTACTGGCCGGCCCGGCTGGAGTCCGCAGAGGAGTGCGCCCGGCGCTCGGTGGCTTTCTTTCGCCTCCTCTCGCAGTGCGACGAGATTTACGCTCGTTGGTTCGAGCAGGGGGACTCGCTGGAGGAGGCGCTCCAGCAGGAGTTCACGCCGGACTTTGCGACCTTCCTTCGCTTCTATCAGAGTGAGGAGAACCAACTCGGAATAGACGGTTTCAGCTTCGGTGCCTGGACAGGTCACGCCGAGGACGGGCGCGGGGGCATGGTGAACCTCACGTGTGGAGATGCTTCCGGGGCCTATCCCAACTGCTGCTTGCTGTACCTCCCATGGCCCGAAATCGAGCCAGAGGGGCCGCGCGTGATGAAAACGGCTGTTCTCGTGAACGTGCTGCGGGCAATGGTGCTCGCATGGGATCCCCTCTTCGGCGTCATCGCCACCCATGAGTTTCGTAGGGCGCTTCGACCTGCGAGAGATCCAAGAGGCTTTGTGGGTTGGCTCACCTATCTTGCCCGAAGTCGCGGGGAGATTCCGCCACTACCGCCGCCCGTCCGCGTTGAGCCCGTCGAAGACAAGGGCAACCTGATCGTTGGCGCGCCGGAGCGACTCACCGCCGCCAACCCGGAGCACGTGTCGCTCGGACGCAGGGTTCAGGAGGTGTTGGACGCAAAGGGGTTACTTCGCCCGGTGCTCGATTAG
- a CDS encoding transposase, with product MFLPDSFLQLLLALGATMNAPTRASWVTVVKGWLFAGRRTLTGVLVAAGAVGDKHHSAYYRVFATARWSLDALGLALFALARPLLEPGAVPLTLDDTLARKRGVKMFGTGMHHDPLASSRQCAVLSWGHSWVVLAVRVQLPCVPGRYFSLPLLFRLYLNRKSAARWRLTYRTRPQLAVEMLKCLSKGVPERRFHVYADSAYGGQSVLAHLPDRFDLTSRMPLDARLHAPVPARRTTTRGRPRRRGPRLPNPEQMLEKQKARHLTLRLYGRQDKVRVVEGLVYWYSVPNRLLKVVVVEPLTGNRPVQAFYSTVSTQTAEEVLQGYAGRWSIEEAFQGSKSHLGFEEPQGWSRLAVRRTAPMAMLLYSLTVLWFAREGHTHYEPPFRPWYRHKVRPSFADMLTTLRYACLRSAFSATPRDEQGQQKPLLLLPGSSQAAA from the coding sequence ATGTTCTTGCCGGATTCCTTCCTCCAATTGCTCCTGGCGCTGGGCGCCACCATGAACGCGCCCACGCGGGCCTCGTGGGTGACGGTGGTCAAAGGCTGGCTGTTCGCTGGACGCCGCACTCTGACGGGGGTCCTGGTGGCCGCTGGAGCCGTGGGCGACAAGCACCACTCGGCCTATTACCGGGTTTTCGCCACCGCCCGCTGGAGCCTGGATGCATTGGGCCTGGCGCTCTTCGCCCTGGCCAGGCCCTTGCTTGAACCGGGCGCAGTGCCCCTCACTCTGGACGATACCCTGGCGCGCAAGCGGGGCGTGAAGATGTTTGGCACGGGCATGCACCATGACCCGTTGGCCAGCAGTCGCCAGTGCGCTGTCCTCAGCTGGGGGCACTCGTGGGTCGTGCTGGCCGTGCGCGTGCAACTGCCTTGTGTTCCAGGCCGCTATTTCAGCCTGCCGCTCCTCTTCCGCCTTTATCTCAATCGCAAATCCGCAGCGCGCTGGCGCCTGACTTATCGCACGCGGCCCCAGCTGGCTGTCGAAATGCTCAAGTGCTTGAGCAAGGGAGTGCCCGAGCGACGCTTTCACGTGTATGCCGACTCGGCCTACGGCGGACAGAGTGTTCTGGCCCATCTCCCTGACCGGTTTGACCTCACCAGCCGAATGCCATTGGATGCCCGGTTGCACGCCCCTGTCCCCGCGCGCCGGACGACGACTCGGGGTCGGCCTCGCCGGCGTGGGCCTCGCTTGCCCAACCCGGAACAAATGTTGGAAAAGCAGAAGGCGCGGCACCTGACGCTGCGACTGTATGGACGTCAAGACAAGGTGCGTGTCGTCGAGGGGCTGGTGTATTGGTACAGCGTTCCCAACCGTCTGCTCAAGGTCGTCGTCGTCGAGCCCCTGACGGGAAATCGACCCGTGCAAGCTTTCTACTCCACCGTCTCCACACAGACGGCGGAGGAGGTGTTGCAGGGGTACGCCGGACGATGGTCCATTGAGGAAGCCTTCCAAGGAAGCAAGAGCCACCTGGGTTTCGAGGAGCCGCAGGGTTGGAGCCGCTTGGCGGTGCGGAGAACCGCTCCTATGGCCATGCTGCTCTACAGCCTGACCGTGCTGTGGTTCGCCAGAGAAGGGCACACCCACTACGAGCCTCCCTTCCGCCCCTGGTACCGCCACAAGGTGCGCCCTTCCTTCGCCGACATGCTCACCACCTTGCGCTACGCCTGTTTGCGCTCGGCATTTTCTGCGACCCCGCGCGATGAGCAGGGTCAACAAAAACCGCTCCTCCTCCTCCCGGGCTCCTCCCAAGCGGCGGCTTGA
- a CDS encoding 5'-nucleotidase yields MAREKERAVLLLEQMDALGTAAMAVGARDLTLGADFLSQTVKGRKLKLLSANLVDAEGKPLFAASTVVTVGGVKFGVVGVSPSGPVSTAKGVKGLPPTKAALSEARRLREQEKVDVVVVLAALPQAELQPLSVQVGTTVDFLLQSHEGQAFLPQRNDFAVLLGGGERGRQVARLELSVEGKGPFQDLSSAERAQQGIKLVEENLQQARRSLAAARDETVRASWRETIASLEKRVQDLTLEAKLVGKAGERTFRFSYLQLGSDVVDDPAVKRLVERIESPGSASH; encoded by the coding sequence ATGGCTCGGGAGAAGGAGCGGGCCGTGCTGTTGCTCGAGCAGATGGATGCCCTGGGCACCGCGGCCATGGCCGTGGGCGCGCGCGATCTCACCCTGGGGGCCGACTTCCTCTCCCAGACGGTGAAGGGCAGGAAGCTCAAGCTGCTGTCCGCCAACCTCGTGGACGCGGAGGGCAAGCCCCTGTTCGCCGCCTCCACCGTGGTGACGGTGGGTGGGGTGAAGTTCGGCGTGGTGGGCGTGTCGCCCTCGGGCCCGGTCTCCACGGCCAAGGGGGTGAAGGGCCTGCCTCCAACCAAGGCGGCCCTCTCCGAGGCGCGCCGGCTGCGCGAGCAGGAGAAGGTGGACGTGGTGGTGGTGCTCGCGGCGCTTCCCCAGGCCGAGCTCCAACCCCTGTCGGTGCAGGTGGGTACCACGGTGGACTTCCTCCTCCAGTCCCACGAGGGCCAGGCGTTCCTGCCCCAGCGCAACGACTTCGCCGTGCTCCTCGGGGGGGGAGAGCGGGGCCGGCAGGTCGCCCGGCTGGAGCTCTCCGTGGAGGGGAAGGGCCCCTTCCAGGATCTCTCGTCCGCCGAGCGGGCCCAGCAGGGCATCAAGCTCGTCGAGGAGAACCTCCAGCAGGCCCGGCGCAGCCTCGCGGCCGCGAGGGACGAGACCGTCCGGGCCTCGTGGCGGGAGACGATTGCCAGCCTGGAGAAGCGTGTCCAGGATCTCACCCTCGAGGCGAAGCTGGTCGGGAAGGCGGGCGAGCGCACCTTTCGCTTCTCCTACCTCCAGCTGGGGAGCGACGTGGTGGATGATCCAGCGGTGAAGCGGCTCGTGGAGCGAATCGAGTCCCCTGGGTCCGCATCTCATTAG
- a CDS encoding tetratricopeptide repeat protein translates to MRRLALIALPFLLSGCFYPAARGRALETRLDQLDASQAQIQAELKRTREQLDATLPLIDEKIAQVSKALEGLDKASRRSGADIGIQLQKTVEDLAQLRGQVETYVYKIGELEAALARTSQDTDKRLLELKGEQALKEAEARKKAEELKRPTDKKEFLVLAQDKAKAGDVALARQLYGEFLKKWPKDALVAEAHFGLGESYFAEDKCREALFEYGKLLQEHPKADSTPEAYLRSSECFQKLKMQDESRLALEELVKGYPKSEAAKTAKTRLAELDKAKKKGSKK, encoded by the coding sequence ATGCGAAGGCTTGCCCTCATCGCCCTCCCTTTCCTGCTCTCGGGCTGCTTCTACCCGGCGGCTCGCGGACGCGCGCTGGAGACCCGGCTCGATCAACTCGATGCCTCCCAGGCGCAGATCCAGGCGGAGCTGAAGCGCACGCGCGAGCAACTCGACGCCACGCTGCCGCTCATCGACGAGAAGATCGCCCAGGTGTCCAAGGCCCTGGAAGGTCTGGACAAGGCCTCGCGCCGCTCGGGCGCGGACATCGGCATCCAACTGCAGAAGACGGTGGAGGACCTGGCCCAGTTGCGCGGTCAGGTGGAGACGTACGTCTACAAGATTGGCGAGCTGGAGGCGGCGCTCGCGAGAACGAGCCAGGACACCGACAAGCGGCTGCTCGAGCTCAAGGGAGAGCAGGCGCTCAAGGAGGCCGAGGCCCGCAAGAAGGCCGAGGAGCTCAAGCGTCCCACGGACAAGAAGGAGTTCCTCGTGCTGGCCCAGGACAAGGCCAAGGCCGGTGACGTGGCGCTCGCCCGCCAGCTCTACGGGGAGTTCCTCAAGAAGTGGCCCAAGGACGCGCTCGTCGCCGAGGCCCACTTCGGGCTGGGCGAGAGCTACTTCGCCGAGGACAAGTGCCGCGAGGCCCTCTTCGAGTACGGCAAGCTGCTGCAGGAGCACCCCAAGGCGGACTCCACGCCGGAGGCCTACCTGCGCTCCTCGGAGTGCTTCCAGAAGCTGAAGATGCAGGACGAGTCGCGGCTGGCGCTCGAGGAGCTCGTGAAGGGCTACCCGAAGTCCGAGGCGGCCAAGACGGCCAAGACGCGGCTCGCGGAGCTGGACAAGGCCAAGAAGAAGGGAAGCAAGAAATGA
- the cheB gene encoding chemotaxis-specific protein-glutamate methyltransferase CheB has protein sequence MGKKVSVLVVDDSHICRQLICEALSRDPDLEVVGTCANGQEALDAARDLRPQVITMDVEMPVMDGLTAVEHIMAEVPTPILMLTADPRQQAPELTCRALEIGALALQIKPSIDAGTEAWNLSREVKLLSSVRVIRHIHSKRRPPLPGGGVAPPAPVGMPYGVLAVASSTGGPQVLFRMVSELPADFPTPIVIVQHINAAFSESLAGWLANSSKLKVRLAQDGEQLLPGNVLIAPPGQHMSIPFRGRVALRPGVERDGHMPSGTVLLESAAKAYGRRAMGLILTGMGEDGADGMLAIKQAGGLTLAQNEESCVVFGMPGAAVARKAVDHLVHGDDVASTLVRLVRGESLSVGR, from the coding sequence ATGGGCAAGAAAGTGTCGGTGCTGGTCGTTGACGACTCGCACATCTGCCGACAGCTGATTTGCGAAGCACTGAGCCGGGATCCGGATCTGGAAGTGGTGGGAACGTGCGCCAACGGCCAGGAGGCTCTCGACGCGGCGAGAGATCTCCGTCCCCAGGTCATCACCATGGACGTGGAGATGCCGGTGATGGATGGGCTCACGGCCGTGGAGCACATCATGGCCGAGGTGCCCACGCCCATCCTGATGCTCACCGCGGATCCGCGGCAGCAGGCTCCGGAGCTCACGTGCCGGGCGTTGGAGATCGGCGCCCTGGCGCTGCAGATCAAGCCCTCCATCGACGCGGGCACGGAGGCGTGGAACCTGTCGCGCGAGGTGAAGCTCCTGTCCTCGGTGCGCGTCATCCGCCACATCCACAGCAAGCGTCGGCCGCCCCTGCCGGGTGGGGGCGTGGCGCCGCCCGCGCCGGTGGGCATGCCGTATGGCGTGCTCGCGGTGGCCAGCTCCACGGGAGGCCCCCAGGTGCTCTTCCGCATGGTGTCGGAGCTGCCGGCGGACTTCCCCACGCCCATCGTCATCGTGCAGCACATCAACGCCGCCTTCTCCGAGTCGCTGGCGGGCTGGCTCGCCAACTCCTCCAAGCTCAAGGTGCGGCTGGCCCAGGACGGTGAGCAGCTCCTGCCGGGCAACGTGCTCATCGCCCCGCCGGGCCAGCACATGTCCATTCCCTTCCGGGGCCGGGTGGCGCTGCGGCCGGGCGTGGAGCGTGACGGGCACATGCCTTCCGGCACGGTGCTGCTGGAGAGCGCGGCCAAGGCGTACGGACGGCGCGCCATGGGCCTCATCCTCACCGGCATGGGCGAGGATGGTGCGGACGGCATGCTCGCCATCAAGCAGGCCGGGGGCCTGACGCTGGCGCAGAACGAGGAGTCCTGCGTGGTGTTCGGCATGCCGGGCGCGGCGGTGGCGCGCAAGGCGGTGGATCATCTGGTCCACGGAGATGACGTGGCGAGCACGCTGGTGCGCCTGGTGCGCGGTGAGTCCCTCTCCGTGGGTCGCTGA
- a CDS encoding BMP family ABC transporter substrate-binding protein yields MKSPGLWLVLLALGLAGSARADEAKLKACFVYVGPVGDIGWSHAHDEARKLTLKALPWLETQYVESVPEGQALPVIDRLVKGGCQVVFTTSFGFMDQTLEAARKYPKVVFAHATGFKRAPNMATYMADFYQIYYLNGLMAGALTKTGKVGYVGAFPIPELKRHISAFAMGVRAVNPQATVNVKWISAWVSPVKAREAAEALMAEGNDVLAFTEDTATVVQVAGRKKVPSFAHYSPMQRFAPDFVVSGQLVHWEKIYIDFLSKVRDGTYAPGKLQDVDYWWLLREGAVEMGGQPGVPINPKFVDALKKAQMTVNGKQVSVHDRVLELLKDMSSSKPGFDPFTGPLQDRHGATRVPAGKTLTKEELNQMQWMAPGVTGPVADEPR; encoded by the coding sequence ATGAAGTCACCTGGGTTGTGGCTGGTATTGCTGGCATTGGGACTGGCGGGCTCGGCGCGAGCGGACGAGGCGAAGCTCAAGGCGTGCTTCGTCTACGTGGGGCCGGTGGGAGACATCGGCTGGAGCCATGCGCACGACGAGGCGCGCAAGCTGACCCTGAAGGCGCTGCCCTGGTTGGAGACCCAGTACGTGGAGTCCGTGCCCGAGGGCCAGGCGCTGCCCGTCATCGATCGGCTGGTGAAGGGCGGCTGTCAGGTGGTGTTCACCACGAGCTTCGGCTTCATGGATCAGACGCTCGAGGCGGCCAGGAAATACCCGAAGGTGGTGTTCGCGCATGCCACGGGCTTCAAGCGGGCGCCCAACATGGCCACCTACATGGCCGACTTCTACCAAATCTACTACCTCAACGGCCTGATGGCGGGGGCACTGACGAAGACCGGCAAGGTGGGCTACGTGGGCGCCTTCCCCATCCCCGAGTTGAAGCGTCACATCTCCGCGTTCGCCATGGGCGTGCGGGCGGTGAATCCCCAGGCCACGGTGAACGTGAAGTGGATCAGCGCCTGGGTGAGCCCGGTGAAGGCGCGCGAGGCGGCCGAGGCGCTGATGGCCGAGGGCAATGACGTGCTGGCCTTCACCGAGGACACGGCCACGGTGGTGCAGGTGGCGGGACGCAAGAAGGTGCCGTCCTTCGCGCACTACTCACCCATGCAGCGCTTCGCGCCGGACTTCGTGGTGTCCGGACAACTGGTGCACTGGGAGAAGATCTACATCGACTTCCTGAGCAAGGTGCGCGACGGCACGTACGCGCCGGGCAAGCTCCAGGACGTGGACTACTGGTGGCTGCTGCGCGAGGGCGCGGTGGAGATGGGCGGCCAGCCGGGAGTGCCCATCAATCCCAAGTTCGTGGACGCGCTGAAGAAGGCGCAGATGACGGTCAACGGCAAGCAGGTGTCCGTGCATGACCGGGTGCTGGAGCTGCTCAAGGACATGTCCTCGAGCAAGCCCGGCTTCGATCCCTTCACCGGCCCGCTCCAGGATCGCCACGGAGCCACGCGCGTGCCCGCGGGCAAGACGCTGACGAAGGAGGAGCTCAACCAGATGCAGTGGATGGCCCCCGGAGTCACCGGCCCGGTGGCCGACGAGCCCCGATAA
- a CDS encoding CheR family methyltransferase yields MAPPSRSPFASIHALVARRTGTALSELQCRRIDEKLAGRDGGTSARYVLFLQSPAGAAELAELIDAISVQKTELFRDEAQLEALRTHVLVPLVARARRPLRLWSAGCATGEEVATLLVMLAEAGADPASTVLGTDMSETAIARARELCFSSEQLQRVPPVMRDRWFVPLGSGRHSLVGHLKDRASFLVHNLMEPSYPSTVEGRGFDIIVCRNVLIYFTPESFTRVVESLAERLASEGLLVLSSAEPLLSAPPSLRTLRYADAFFYGRAPPAASPGGPASSLSGLSAVRPSQSGLPAVRPSQSGLSAVRPSQSGLPAVSPTRPDAPSEAARGEDSVHREADALFSQVLDAVGNQGQPDPQTEETLRRCLLLDPNLAAARYLLGLVFEQRGAWAEAAGEYRRALRSLEEGRARATPFFLNNSRLLVACARAIERVERATPPTSR; encoded by the coding sequence GTGGCGCCGCCCTCCCGCTCTCCCTTCGCTTCCATCCACGCGCTCGTGGCGCGCCGCACGGGCACGGCCCTGAGCGAGCTTCAGTGCCGGCGCATCGACGAGAAGCTGGCGGGGCGGGACGGCGGCACGAGCGCGCGCTACGTGCTCTTCCTGCAATCCCCCGCGGGGGCCGCGGAGCTGGCCGAGCTCATCGACGCCATCTCCGTGCAGAAGACGGAGCTGTTCCGGGACGAGGCCCAGCTCGAGGCGCTGCGCACGCACGTGCTGGTGCCCCTGGTGGCCCGGGCCCGCCGGCCGTTGCGGCTGTGGAGCGCGGGGTGCGCCACCGGCGAGGAGGTGGCCACGCTGCTGGTGATGCTCGCCGAGGCGGGCGCGGATCCGGCCAGCACGGTGCTGGGCACGGACATGTCGGAGACGGCGATCGCGCGCGCGCGCGAGCTGTGCTTCAGCTCGGAGCAGCTCCAGCGGGTGCCGCCCGTCATGAGGGATCGCTGGTTCGTGCCCCTGGGCTCGGGTCGCCACTCGCTCGTCGGACACTTGAAGGATCGCGCCAGCTTCCTCGTCCACAACCTCATGGAGCCGTCCTACCCCTCGACGGTGGAGGGGCGGGGCTTCGACATCATCGTCTGCCGCAACGTGCTCATCTACTTCACCCCCGAGTCCTTCACCCGGGTGGTGGAGTCGCTCGCCGAGCGGCTCGCGTCCGAGGGGTTGCTGGTGCTCTCCTCCGCCGAGCCGCTGCTGAGCGCTCCGCCGAGCCTGCGCACCCTGCGCTACGCGGACGCGTTCTTCTATGGCCGCGCGCCCCCCGCGGCTTCGCCCGGTGGCCCAGCCTCTTCCTTGTCGGGTCTGTCCGCGGTGCGCCCCTCGCAGTCGGGTCTGCCCGCGGTGCGCCCCTCGCAGTCGGGTCTGTCCGCGGTGCGTCCCTCGCAATCGGGGCTTCCCGCGGTGTCTCCCACGAGGCCGGACGCTCCGTCGGAAGCCGCTCGCGGCGAGGACTCCGTGCATCGGGAGGCCGATGCGCTCTTCAGCCAGGTCCTGGACGCGGTGGGCAACCAGGGTCAGCCGGATCCCCAGACGGAGGAAACCCTGCGGCGGTGCCTCTTGTTGGATCCGAACCTGGCCGCGGCGCGCTATCTGCTGGGCCTGGTGTTCGAACAACGCGGCGCGTGGGCGGAGGCCGCGGGCGAGTACCGGCGCGCGCTGCGCTCCCTGGAGGAGGGCAGGGCGCGCGCCACTCCTTTCTTCCTCAACAACTCCCGGCTCCTGGTGGCCTGCGCGCGGGCCATCGAGCGCGTGGAGCGGGCCACTCCCCCGACGTCGCGTTGA